From a single Lactococcus allomyrinae genomic region:
- a CDS encoding response regulator transcription factor: protein MTSKKILIIEDEKNLARFVSLELEHEGYSTEIKDNGRSGLEEALAKDYDLLLLDLMLPELDGFEVARRLRKEKDTPIIMMTARDSTMDRVAGLDIGADDYITKPFAIEELLARVRAFFRREDHAHAVEQSENTTFRDLVIDKTNRTVHRGKKVIDLTRREYDLLLTLMQNVGDVVTREHLVSQVWGYEEGTETNVVDVYIRYLRNKIDVEGHESYIQTVRGLGYVMRERK, encoded by the coding sequence ATGACATCGAAAAAAATATTGATTATAGAGGATGAGAAAAATTTAGCACGCTTTGTTTCACTTGAATTAGAACATGAGGGATATTCAACAGAGATTAAAGATAATGGTCGTTCAGGTCTTGAAGAAGCTCTAGCAAAAGATTATGATTTACTTTTGTTGGACTTGATGTTACCAGAACTTGATGGTTTTGAGGTGGCTCGTCGTTTGCGTAAAGAAAAAGACACACCGATTATTATGATGACAGCACGTGATTCTACAATGGACCGAGTGGCTGGTCTTGATATTGGTGCAGACGACTACATTACTAAACCATTTGCTATTGAAGAACTGTTGGCGCGTGTTCGTGCGTTTTTCCGTCGTGAAGATCATGCTCATGCGGTAGAACAATCAGAAAATACGACTTTCAGAGATTTAGTGATTGATAAAACGAATCGTACAGTGCATCGTGGTAAAAAGGTCATTGACCTTACTCGCCGTGAATACGACTTACTTTTGACTTTGATGCAAAATGTTGGTGATGTTGTGACTCGTGAACATTTGGTCTCACAGGTTTGGGGATATGAAGAAGGAACAGAAACAAATGTTGTTGATGTCTATATTCGTTATCTTCGCAACAAAATTGATGTTGAAGGACATGAAAGCTATATTCAAACGGTACGTGGTTTGGGATACGTGATGCGTGAACGTAAGTAG
- a CDS encoding DUF177 domain-containing protein, which yields MKWSLNEITKKKHINFEENLDLHEELLARSSEILDCSIIETMGEVNYEDGLFYLDYQLKTVLTLPSSRSLRAVEYPMEVVVNEIFTTKENANENQELLDNDMIFILDKDLISLDESVADNILLEIPLRVLAENEEDEAMPMGKFWSVLTEEDYKKQQEEKQDEKKSPFVGLDGLFD from the coding sequence ATGAAATGGTCTTTAAATGAGATAACTAAGAAAAAACACATTAATTTTGAAGAAAATTTAGATTTGCATGAGGAATTATTGGCACGTTCGTCAGAAATTCTTGATTGCTCTATTATTGAAACCATGGGTGAAGTGAACTATGAAGATGGACTATTCTATCTGGATTATCAGTTGAAGACGGTTCTGACTTTGCCTTCATCAAGAAGTTTAAGAGCAGTAGAATATCCGATGGAAGTGGTTGTCAATGAAATTTTTACCACAAAAGAAAATGCAAATGAAAATCAAGAACTGTTAGATAATGATATGATTTTTATCTTAGATAAAGATTTGATTAGTCTGGATGAATCTGTGGCTGACAATATTTTGTTGGAAATTCCTTTAAGAGTACTGGCGGAAAATGAAGAAGATGAAGCAATGCCAATGGGAAAATTTTGGTCGGTACTCACCGAGGAAGATTATAAAAAGCAACAAGAAGAAAAACAAGATGAAAAAAAATCTCCGTTCGTAGGTTTAGATGGACTATTTGATTAG